In one window of Phoenix dactylifera cultivar Barhee BC4 unplaced genomic scaffold, palm_55x_up_171113_PBpolish2nd_filt_p 000648F, whole genome shotgun sequence DNA:
- the LOC103720753 gene encoding F-box/kelch-repeat protein At5g43190, giving the protein MRGRGRARERRTEDRVPRRERKEQTMPIARAKTPPPPPPPPAAAAGREEEMEPAIWGRLPDELLDLILALLPLHTLVALRPTCKRFHSLLLSPSFLSLLHSPSSSPAFLLLSHPQFSNRFLHLYDSFADGWRPLRLLPSAAASPSQLLSSSYGLLCFSLLPSRPSSLLISNLLTKTSKFVPLPTSDPLSDATLVSLPSSTPHGYKIFLPSSSSNSVFVYDSASFAWTRFPGFDLILDRGNSHQEGVFFDGALYFTTHEPFSVVGFDLQSGKWEPMASPSLPTELAFVRLVGDGGNRLYLVGGVGRDGISRSLRVWELVGKDGKGKARAWEEVGRLPEMMCRKFVSVCYHNYSHVYCLWHEGLVCVCCTTWPEVLFYKVARGTWHWLPRCPMLPEKWSCGFRWYSFVPDLYALV; this is encoded by the coding sequence ATGAGAGGGCGAGGGAGAGCGAGAGAACGAAGAACAGAGGATAGGGTgccgagaagagagagaaaagaacaaACGATGCCGATAGCCAGAGCGAAAACGCCAcccccaccgccgccgccgccggctgcGGCtgcggggagggaggaggagatggagcCGGCGATTTGGGGACGGCTCCCTGACGAGCTTCTAGACCTCATCCTGGCCCTACTCCCCCTCCACACCCTCGTCGCCCTCCGTCCCACCTGCAAACGCTTCcactccctcctcctctccccctccttcctctccctcctccactccccttcctcctcccctgccttcctcctcctctcccaccCTCAGTTCTCCAACCGCTTCCTCCACCTCTACGACTCCTTCGCCGACGGCTGGCGCCCCCTCCGCCTCCTCCCCTCTGCCGCCGCCTCCCCTTCccagctcctctcctcctcctacgGCCTCCTCTGcttctccctccttccctcgcgcccctcctctcttctcatctCCAATCTCCTCACAAAAACCTCAAAGTTCGTACCTTTACCCACCTCCGACCCCTTATCCGATGCCACCCTCGTCTCCCTCCCCTCCTCTACCCCCCACGGCTACAAGATCTTCCTCCCATCCTCCTCTTCTAACTCTGTATTCGTCTACGATTCCGCTTCCTTCGCCTGGACCCGATTCCCCGGCTTCGACCTCATCCTAGACCGCGGCAATTCCCACCAAGAAGGTGTCTTTTTCGACGGTGCCCTTTATTTCACCACCCACGAGCCCTTCTCCGTCGTTGGCTTCGACCTCCAGTCCGGGAAGTGGGAGCCGATGGCCTCTCCCAGTCTCCCGACCGAGCTAGCCTTCGTGCGGCTGGTGGGCGACGGTGGAAACCGGCTCTACCTCGTCGGTGGGGTCGGGAGGGACGGGATATCGAGGAGTTTGAGGGTGTGGGAGCTGGTGGGGAAGGATGGAAAAGGAAAGGCGAGAGCTTGGGAGGAGGTAGGCCGACTGCCGGAGATGATGTGCCGGAAGTTTGTGTCGGTCTGCTACCATAACTATTCCCATGTGTACTGCCTCTGGCATGAGGGGCTGGTGTGCGTCTGCTGCACCACCTGGCCGGAGGTGCTCTTCTACAAGGTGGCGAGGGGTACCTGGCATTGGCTGCCGCGATGCCCGATGCTGCCAGAGAAGTGGAGCTGTGGATTTCGGTGGTACTCCTTTGTCCCTGACCTCTATGCTCTGGTTTGA